Proteins co-encoded in one Cytophaga hutchinsonii ATCC 33406 genomic window:
- a CDS encoding response regulator transcription factor — MLTKKIKVFIADDHEIFRDGVRQLISNESDMEVVGTASSGEEALELLKDNHADVVIMDIRMSGMNGLETSRAILKNDSNTHILFFSLYDRDDYVVTALEMGASGYILKDTSNKIFLKGIRAVSNGQFYFTGDVTDVLIKKYKELKDVKNTPEISSSSIQSSLSKREYQILNRIREGKTNKEIAEEYNLSVRTVETHRMNILRKFNVSNFDELIKNTDEVLGTEGNEE; from the coding sequence ATGTTGACTAAAAAGATTAAAGTTTTTATTGCTGATGATCATGAAATATTCAGAGATGGTGTACGGCAGCTGATCTCAAATGAATCGGACATGGAAGTTGTAGGTACCGCTTCTTCAGGTGAAGAGGCGTTGGAACTGCTTAAGGATAACCACGCCGATGTTGTTATCATGGATATCCGCATGTCAGGTATGAATGGTTTGGAAACAAGCCGTGCTATTCTTAAGAACGACAGCAATACGCATATTCTCTTCTTCAGCTTATATGATCGGGATGATTATGTTGTGACCGCACTGGAAATGGGTGCAAGCGGCTACATACTAAAAGATACCAGTAATAAAATATTTCTGAAAGGCATTCGCGCCGTTTCAAACGGACAGTTTTATTTTACAGGTGATGTTACGGATGTATTGATAAAAAAATACAAGGAATTAAAAGACGTGAAGAATACGCCTGAAATATCATCAAGCTCTATTCAGTCTTCGTTATCTAAAAGAGAATATCAGATTTTAAATAGGATCCGCGAAGGGAAAACGAATAAAGAAATTGCGGAAGAATATAATTTAAGTGTGCGTACGGTTGAAACACACCGAATGAATATTCTCCGGAAATTTAATGTCAGCAATTTTGATGAATTGATAAAAAATACCGATGAGGTATTGGGGACAGAAGGGAATGAAGAATAA
- the hisC gene encoding histidinol-phosphate transaminase: protein MAFSLDSILRDNIKNAKPYSSARDEYKGTEGIFLDANENPYGSAIQKMVNRYPDPLQRDVKTALSALKNVSAEHIFFGNGSDEPIDLLIRATCQPGKDSILILPPTYGMYEVSAGINDVDIISVPLTKAFDLDVDAILAAVKTHTKIIFICSPNNPTGNLMSEDKVKRILNAFSGIVVVDEAYIDFADTKGFVPLLDQYPNMVVLQTFSKAWGMAALRLGTAFASKEIVSVLNKIKPPYNINLLTQEAALEALQNVSVKDEMVYKILKQRDWLREELSKLPVCLELYPSDANFILMRTADGKKVYDYLVEHIVITRDRSKIILCEGCVRITVGTEAENKRLLDVLKTY, encoded by the coding sequence ATGGCATTTTCATTAGATTCGATTTTAAGGGATAATATTAAGAACGCAAAGCCATATTCTTCTGCAAGGGATGAATATAAAGGGACGGAAGGCATCTTTTTAGATGCAAATGAAAACCCATATGGTTCTGCCATACAAAAGATGGTTAACCGGTACCCGGATCCATTACAACGTGATGTTAAAACAGCTTTGTCTGCACTTAAAAACGTTTCTGCTGAACATATATTCTTTGGAAATGGCAGTGATGAACCGATCGATCTATTGATACGCGCCACCTGTCAGCCTGGTAAAGACAGTATCCTGATCTTGCCTCCCACATACGGTATGTATGAAGTGAGCGCAGGCATTAACGATGTAGATATTATTTCTGTTCCGCTTACAAAAGCCTTCGACCTGGATGTTGACGCAATTCTTGCTGCTGTAAAGACTCATACAAAAATCATTTTCATCTGTTCGCCTAATAATCCTACAGGCAATCTGATGAGTGAAGATAAAGTGAAACGTATTTTAAACGCATTCTCCGGAATTGTTGTGGTGGATGAAGCATACATTGATTTCGCCGATACAAAAGGCTTTGTGCCCTTATTGGATCAGTATCCGAATATGGTGGTACTGCAGACATTTTCCAAAGCATGGGGAATGGCAGCGTTGCGTTTAGGTACTGCCTTTGCATCCAAAGAAATCGTTTCTGTGCTGAATAAGATCAAGCCGCCATACAACATCAACCTGTTAACGCAGGAAGCAGCATTGGAAGCATTGCAGAATGTTTCTGTGAAAGATGAGATGGTGTACAAAATATTAAAACAGCGGGATTGGTTGCGTGAGGAATTAAGTAAACTTCCTGTTTGTCTGGAGTTATATCCGTCCGACGCGAACTTTATATTGATGCGTACCGCGGATGGGAAAAAAGTGTATGATTACTTAGTTGAGCATATTGTAATCACCAGAGACCGTTCAAAGATCATTCTATGTGAAGGTTGTGTGCGTATTACAGTAGGTACAGAGGCGGAAAATAAACGTTTGCTGGATGTTTTAAAAACATATTAA
- the hisB gene encoding bifunctional histidinol-phosphatase/imidazoleglycerol-phosphate dehydratase HisB, which translates to MKKKALFIDRDGTIITEPADEQIDSLEKLVFLPRVLTALSKIAVETDYELVMVTNQDGLGTNSFPEETFWPAQNKMLKTLEGEGIVFKRIHVDRSFPKDNLPTRKPGIGMLTEYMNGTYDLENSFVIGDRVTDVQLAKNLGTKAIYITPSTKALDWGLGELKYALATDDWMEIYKFLVKSERIARVNRKTNETDITIYLDLDGEGKGVMNTGLGFFDHMLDQLCKHSGIDLSVEVKGDLHIDEHHTIEDTALALGEAFLLALGSKRGIDRYGFLLPMDEALAQVAIDFSGRSWLVWDAEYKREKIGDMPTEMFFHFFKSFCDTAKCNLNIKVEGDNEHHKIEATFKAFAKAIKAAIRKDPANTRIPSTKGVL; encoded by the coding sequence ATGAAAAAGAAAGCATTATTTATCGATCGGGATGGAACCATCATTACAGAGCCCGCGGATGAACAGATTGACTCGTTAGAGAAACTGGTATTTCTTCCAAGGGTATTAACAGCACTGTCTAAAATTGCTGTTGAAACAGATTACGAATTGGTAATGGTTACCAATCAGGATGGCTTGGGCACAAACTCTTTTCCTGAAGAGACCTTCTGGCCGGCACAGAATAAAATGTTGAAAACGCTGGAAGGTGAAGGCATTGTATTCAAACGCATTCACGTAGACCGGTCTTTTCCTAAGGACAACCTGCCGACGCGCAAGCCGGGTATTGGCATGCTTACTGAATACATGAACGGCACGTATGATCTTGAAAATAGTTTCGTAATCGGTGATCGCGTAACGGATGTGCAGCTTGCTAAAAATTTAGGAACAAAAGCGATTTATATAACACCGTCTACAAAGGCCCTGGATTGGGGACTTGGAGAATTGAAATATGCACTTGCTACAGATGACTGGATGGAAATTTATAAATTCCTGGTAAAGTCTGAACGTATAGCACGTGTTAACAGAAAGACAAACGAAACAGACATTACTATTTACCTGGATCTGGATGGTGAAGGTAAAGGTGTAATGAATACAGGTCTTGGTTTCTTTGATCACATGCTGGATCAGCTATGCAAGCACTCCGGCATAGACCTGTCTGTTGAAGTGAAAGGTGATTTACACATCGATGAACATCACACGATTGAAGATACCGCTTTGGCACTTGGTGAAGCATTTCTGCTGGCATTGGGCTCCAAGCGTGGAATTGACCGTTACGGCTTTCTATTGCCGATGGATGAAGCACTGGCTCAGGTAGCCATTGATTTTTCAGGCAGAAGCTGGCTGGTATGGGATGCGGAATATAAACGTGAGAAAATCGGAGACATGCCTACAGAAATGTTCTTTCACTTCTTTAAGTCGTTTTGTGATACAGCAAAATGTAATTTGAATATTAAGGTTGAGGGGGATAACGAACATCATAAGATCGAAGCAACATTCAAGGCATTTGCAAAAGCGATTAAAGCAGCCATCAGAAAAGATCCTGCGAATACACGTATTCCAAGCACTAAAGGAGTATTGTAG
- the hisH gene encoding imidazole glycerol phosphate synthase subunit HisH produces the protein MKLAIVKYNAGNIQSVIYALNRLGIEPVLTDDVDELRSADKVLFPGQGEASNAMNYLRSKGLDQVIKDLKQPVFGICIGQQLLCEHSEENNTDCLGIIPAKVKKFPPLDKVPQIGWNTVTELKSPLFKGIAEESYVYFVHSYYVESNAYQIATTNYILPYACALQKDNFYAVQFHPEKSSDVGEQILKNFIEL, from the coding sequence ATGAAACTAGCAATAGTAAAATACAATGCGGGTAATATTCAATCCGTCATATATGCGTTAAATCGTTTAGGCATTGAGCCTGTATTGACAGATGATGTAGATGAATTGAGATCTGCAGATAAAGTATTGTTTCCGGGTCAGGGTGAAGCATCTAATGCGATGAATTACCTGCGCAGCAAAGGACTGGATCAGGTGATTAAAGATCTGAAACAACCGGTGTTTGGTATTTGCATCGGTCAGCAGCTATTGTGCGAACATTCAGAAGAAAACAATACAGATTGTTTGGGAATTATTCCTGCTAAAGTAAAGAAGTTTCCTCCTTTGGATAAAGTACCCCAGATCGGCTGGAACACGGTTACAGAATTGAAAAGCCCTTTGTTTAAAGGGATAGCAGAAGAGAGCTACGTGTATTTTGTACATAGCTATTATGTAGAGTCAAATGCGTATCAGATAGCAACAACAAATTACATTCTCCCGTATGCGTGTGCCCTGCAGAAAGATAATTTCTACGCGGTACAGTTTCACCCGGAAAAAAGCAGCGACGTGGGAGAACAAATATTGAAAAATTTCATAGAGTTGTAA
- the hisA gene encoding 1-(5-phosphoribosyl)-5-[(5-phosphoribosylamino)methylideneamino]imidazole-4-carboxamide isomerase has protein sequence MIQIIPAIDIIDGKCVRLTQGDYNQKKEYHSNPVEVAKMFEDAGIQRLHLVDLDGAKKKQIVNYKVLENITAATKLSVDFGGGLQSDEDLKIAFDAGARQITAGSIAVKNPEKVQHWLTQFGKECIILGADTKSGMIAVHGWQETSDLSIQQLMNQFIPFGISYSICTDVAKDGLLQGPSFDLYKQLNEEFKQINWIASGGVAELADIEKLNDMGIYGVIVGKAFYEGRITLQQLAQFNA, from the coding sequence ATGATACAGATAATTCCCGCAATAGATATAATAGATGGCAAGTGTGTGCGGTTAACACAGGGCGATTACAATCAGAAAAAAGAATATCATTCCAATCCGGTTGAAGTAGCTAAGATGTTTGAAGATGCAGGTATTCAACGCTTGCATTTAGTGGATCTGGATGGTGCAAAGAAAAAACAGATCGTTAATTATAAAGTACTTGAAAATATAACCGCTGCAACAAAATTGTCAGTAGACTTCGGAGGCGGTCTGCAGTCAGACGAAGATCTTAAAATCGCATTTGATGCAGGTGCCAGACAAATTACAGCAGGTAGTATTGCTGTTAAAAATCCGGAAAAAGTTCAGCATTGGCTGACACAGTTTGGTAAAGAATGCATCATTCTCGGAGCAGATACTAAATCAGGAATGATTGCTGTACATGGCTGGCAGGAAACATCTGACCTGAGTATTCAGCAGTTAATGAATCAGTTCATACCCTTTGGTATTTCATATTCCATTTGTACCGATGTCGCAAAAGATGGTTTGCTGCAAGGCCCTTCGTTCGATTTATATAAACAATTAAACGAAGAATTTAAGCAGATTAACTGGATTGCCAGCGGCGGTGTCGCAGAGCTTGCTGATATTGAAAAGTTAAACGATATGGGTATCTATGGAGTAATTGTTGGCAAAGCTTTCTATGAAGGAAGGATAACATTGCAGCAATTAGCGCAATTCAATGCGTAA
- the hisF gene encoding imidazole glycerol phosphate synthase subunit HisF encodes MLTKRIIPCLDVKDGKTVKGVNFLNLRDAGDPVELGALYSQQGADELVFLDITATLEKRGTLVELVKRVAQHINIPFTIGGGIGSIEDVSACLNAGADKVSVNSSAIKNPALIDQLSKEFGNQCIVVAIDTRNVGGMNLVHSHGGTKPTDLDTIAWAKEMQERGAGELLLTSMDKDGTKAGFANELTAYISTHVSIPIIASGGAGTMEHFTDVFTLGKADAALAASIFHFKEIAIPELKSYLSGKGIHMRK; translated from the coding sequence GTGCTTACAAAACGTATCATACCTTGTCTGGATGTTAAAGACGGAAAAACAGTAAAAGGAGTAAATTTCTTAAACCTGAGAGATGCCGGTGATCCTGTTGAATTGGGCGCTTTGTATTCTCAGCAAGGGGCAGACGAACTTGTATTTTTAGATATCACAGCTACATTGGAAAAAAGAGGTACACTGGTTGAACTTGTTAAGCGTGTAGCACAACATATAAATATTCCCTTCACTATTGGCGGTGGTATTGGTTCCATTGAAGATGTGTCCGCTTGCCTGAATGCCGGTGCAGATAAAGTTTCTGTAAACTCTTCTGCAATTAAAAATCCCGCATTGATTGATCAGTTGTCTAAGGAGTTTGGTAATCAATGTATCGTTGTTGCAATCGATACCCGAAACGTTGGGGGAATGAATCTGGTTCATTCACATGGAGGCACAAAACCTACAGACCTGGATACGATTGCATGGGCGAAAGAGATGCAGGAACGTGGCGCAGGAGAATTACTTCTCACGTCAATGGATAAGGATGGAACCAAAGCTGGTTTTGCAAATGAATTGACAGCATATATATCTACACATGTTTCCATTCCCATCATTGCATCAGGCGGTGCCGGTACGATGGAACATTTTACAGATGTATTTACACTCGGGAAAGCAGATGCTGCCTTGGCTGCAAGCATTTTCCACTTTAAAGAAATTGCTATACCTGAATTAAAATCATATTTATCCGGAAAAGGGATTCATATGAGAAAGTAA
- a CDS encoding prephenate dehydrogenase/arogenate dehydrogenase family protein yields MRTLGIIGFGGFGQFMVKHLQPYISVTVHDLTDLSHIAAEHKVEWGTLQETASKDIVILAVPVQFLESLLLEIKDYLKAEALIVDVSSVKVKPIELMLKHLPLTVDILGTHPLFGPQSGKNGIKGLNMVVCPVRSKKMRAITHFLRNVIQLNVLERTPETHDKQMAYVQALTHFIGRSINEMDIPDVEQKTPAYQYLLDIKRNLGGDSMDLFLTIELENPYAKKVREEFMGALKSLNDRLEHIKR; encoded by the coding sequence ATGCGCACATTAGGAATTATTGGTTTTGGTGGTTTTGGACAGTTTATGGTGAAGCATTTGCAACCCTATATTTCTGTGACCGTTCATGATTTAACAGATCTCTCGCATATTGCCGCTGAACACAAGGTAGAGTGGGGTACATTGCAGGAAACTGCATCTAAAGATATTGTCATACTTGCAGTGCCGGTTCAGTTTTTAGAATCCTTATTGCTTGAAATTAAAGACTATCTAAAAGCAGAAGCACTTATTGTAGACGTTTCTTCTGTAAAGGTAAAACCCATCGAATTAATGCTTAAGCATCTGCCGCTGACTGTAGATATATTAGGCACACACCCGCTGTTTGGTCCACAAAGCGGTAAGAATGGGATTAAGGGGCTGAATATGGTTGTTTGTCCTGTGCGTTCTAAAAAAATGCGTGCAATAACCCATTTTTTACGTAATGTCATTCAATTGAACGTGCTTGAACGTACACCGGAAACACACGATAAACAAATGGCCTATGTACAGGCATTGACACATTTCATCGGCAGATCAATCAATGAAATGGATATTCCGGATGTAGAACAAAAGACACCCGCATACCAGTATCTGTTAGATATAAAAAGAAATTTAGGAGGCGATTCCATGGATCTTTTTTTAACGATTGAATTGGAAAATCCATATGCAAAAAAAGTACGTGAAGAATTTATGGGCGCGTTGAAAAGTCTGAATGATCGGTTGGAACACATTAAAAGATAG
- a CDS encoding citrate synthase encodes MSKEAEIILDGKSYKFPVIEGSEGEKAIDIAKLRDLTGYVTLDTGYKNTGATKSAITFLDGEQGILRYRGYPIEQLASKASFLEVSYLLIYGELPTTSQLENFKERIRKHTNLHEDIKKVFDGFPSSAHPMGVLSSAVSSLTAYYPGSIDPTANDDEVDMTIVRLMAKLPTIAAWSYRNSKGQPLMYPKPKLGYCENFLYMMFGQPNEDFELDPVVVEALNTLFILHADHEQNCSTSTVRIVGSAHASLYSSIAAGINALWGPLHGGANQEVIEMLEEIKASGISTKDYIAKVKTKEVRLMGFGHRVYKNFDPRAKIIKKACDDILNKLGVKDPALEIAKELEQAALSDPYFVERKLYPNVDFYSGIIYKALGLRSDLFTVMFAIGRLPGWIAQWKELRDAKEPIGRPRQIYTGYTERDYVSIDKRK; translated from the coding sequence ATGTCGAAGGAAGCGGAAATAATATTAGACGGTAAAAGTTATAAATTCCCTGTAATTGAAGGATCTGAAGGCGAAAAAGCAATTGATATTGCGAAACTTAGAGATTTGACGGGTTATGTTACTTTAGATACTGGTTACAAAAACACTGGCGCTACCAAAAGTGCTATTACATTTTTAGATGGAGAACAAGGTATTTTACGCTACAGAGGCTACCCTATTGAGCAGCTTGCTTCTAAAGCTTCCTTCTTGGAAGTTTCCTATTTACTTATATACGGTGAACTTCCGACTACATCTCAATTAGAGAATTTCAAAGAACGCATCAGAAAACACACAAACCTTCACGAAGACATTAAAAAGGTATTTGATGGTTTTCCGTCATCTGCTCACCCAATGGGGGTTTTATCTTCGGCAGTAAGTTCTTTAACCGCTTATTATCCCGGTTCAATTGATCCAACAGCTAATGATGATGAAGTTGATATGACAATTGTACGTTTGATGGCTAAATTACCAACAATTGCTGCATGGTCATACAGAAATTCTAAAGGTCAGCCATTAATGTATCCGAAACCAAAATTAGGATACTGTGAAAATTTCCTATACATGATGTTCGGCCAGCCCAATGAAGATTTTGAACTTGACCCGGTTGTTGTTGAAGCATTAAACACCTTATTTATCCTGCATGCTGATCACGAACAAAACTGCTCTACGTCAACTGTACGTATTGTAGGTTCTGCGCATGCAAGTTTATATTCTTCTATTGCTGCAGGTATCAACGCACTGTGGGGGCCGCTACATGGTGGTGCAAACCAGGAAGTAATTGAAATGCTTGAAGAAATAAAAGCTTCAGGAATTTCTACTAAAGATTATATCGCCAAGGTTAAAACAAAAGAAGTTCGTTTAATGGGCTTCGGACACAGAGTTTATAAAAACTTTGATCCGCGTGCAAAAATCATCAAAAAAGCGTGTGATGATATCTTAAATAAATTAGGGGTAAAGGATCCTGCATTAGAAATTGCAAAAGAACTTGAGCAGGCCGCGCTAAGTGATCCATATTTCGTAGAACGCAAATTATATCCAAACGTCGATTTCTACTCTGGTATTATTTACAAAGCGTTAGGTTTACGCAGCGACTTGTTTACCGTTATGTTTGCTATCGGCCGTCTTCCGGGCTGGATTGCTCAGTGGAAAGAACTTAGAGATGCTAAAGAACCTATCGGCAGACCAAGACAGATCTACACAGGTTATACAGAAAGAGATTACGTTAGTATTGATAAGAGAAAATAG